A stretch of the Actinoalloteichus fjordicus genome encodes the following:
- a CDS encoding PP2C family protein-serine/threonine phosphatase — protein MTLVLRYAARSDRGLVRSNNQDSVYAGPRLLALADGMGGHAAGEVASKVVIAALAPLDDDEPGDDLLGRLREAVSNGNGMLNELVAGDPDLDGMGTTLTAVLFAGSRLGLVHVGDSRAYLLRDGRFAQITHDDTFVQSLIDEGRISEEDAANHPQRSLLLRALTGNDVELTLTVREARAGDRYLLCSDGLSGPVSEETLDEAMRIQDPQTCADRLIELALKGGGPDNVTCIVADVVDVEFGENDPIVGGAAGDGSEQQPPPDSAAARASATTLPRPSRPETPPEQPTRPKRKRLRTFLVLLAVLVLLGVGGYFGYSVVMGQHFVSTNDDDEVAVFQGVRGTVLGIPLHRQVEDSCGDAGEDCERIQITDLRPAYQGTVRNGIVNQGSLADARETIEQLRTEQLLPPCTEENSPQHDAEPAGRSTEPDTPSGTPTGPSSLIGQDDGDRVGSAQDDAKQDAAVGTARPVQEPGVDCRTVG, from the coding sequence ATGACCCTTGTCCTCCGCTATGCGGCCCGAAGTGACCGAGGCCTGGTTCGCTCCAACAACCAGGACTCCGTATACGCAGGCCCACGACTTCTCGCCCTGGCCGACGGCATGGGCGGGCACGCTGCGGGCGAGGTGGCCAGCAAGGTCGTCATCGCCGCGCTGGCCCCGCTCGACGACGACGAGCCGGGCGACGATCTGCTTGGTCGACTCCGCGAGGCCGTGAGCAACGGCAACGGCATGCTCAACGAACTGGTCGCGGGTGATCCAGACCTCGACGGCATGGGCACCACGCTGACCGCCGTGCTCTTCGCGGGCAGCAGGCTGGGGCTCGTCCACGTCGGCGACTCGCGCGCCTATCTGTTGCGCGACGGCAGGTTCGCCCAGATCACTCATGACGACACGTTCGTCCAGTCCCTCATCGACGAGGGCCGGATCAGCGAGGAGGACGCCGCGAACCACCCGCAGCGTTCTCTGCTGCTCCGCGCACTGACCGGCAACGACGTCGAGCTGACGCTCACCGTCCGGGAGGCGCGGGCGGGCGATCGTTATCTGCTGTGCTCGGACGGACTCTCCGGCCCGGTGAGCGAGGAGACGCTCGACGAGGCCATGCGCATCCAGGACCCGCAGACCTGCGCGGACCGGTTGATCGAGCTGGCGCTCAAGGGCGGCGGGCCGGACAACGTCACGTGCATCGTCGCCGACGTCGTCGACGTCGAGTTCGGCGAGAACGATCCCATCGTGGGCGGCGCCGCGGGCGACGGCTCCGAGCAGCAGCCGCCGCCGGACTCGGCAGCGGCCCGCGCCTCGGCGACGACCCTGCCGAGGCCGTCTCGACCCGAGACCCCGCCGGAGCAGCCGACCCGACCGAAGCGGAAGCGGCTGCGCACCTTCCTGGTGCTGCTGGCCGTACTGGTCCTCCTCGGCGTCGGCGGATACTTCGGCTACTCGGTCGTGATGGGCCAGCACTTCGTCAGCACCAACGACGACGACGAGGTCGCCGTCTTCCAAGGCGTGCGCGGCACCGTGCTCGGGATTCCCCTGCATCGACAGGTCGAAGACTCGTGCGGAGACGCGGGCGAGGACTGCGAGCGGATTCAGATCACCGATCTCCGGCCCGCCTACCAGGGCACCGTCCGGAACGGCATCGTGAATCAGGGCAGCCTGGCCGATGCCAGGGAGACGATCGAGCAGCTGCGCACCGAACAGCTCCTGCCGCCGTGCACCGAGGAGAACTCGCCGCAGCACGACGCGGAGCCTGCGGGCCGGTCGACCGAGCCCGACACTCCCTCCGGAACACCGACCGGACCGAGCTCGCTGATCGGCCAGGACGACGGCGATCGGGTCGGCTCGGCACAGGATGACGCCAAGCAGGACGCTGCGGTAGGCACCGCACGGCCCGTGCAGGAGCCCGGAGTCGACTGTCGGACGGTGGGCTGA
- a CDS encoding FHA domain-containing protein FhaB/FipA yields MPELVIQLTRAGFLALLWLFVLAALRVVRSDLYAASGLRVQVPGGRREPQKAGRGRSPRQLVVTHGALAGTRISLDGRPITLGRADDSTLVLDDDYASTRHARLVLRGTDWYVEDLGSTNGTYLDRAKVTGPTRVSLRAPIRIGKTVIELHS; encoded by the coding sequence ATGCCAGAGTTGGTGATCCAGCTCACCAGGGCGGGATTCCTCGCCCTGCTCTGGTTGTTCGTGTTGGCCGCGCTCCGGGTCGTCCGATCGGATCTGTACGCGGCCTCCGGGCTTCGAGTGCAGGTCCCCGGCGGACGACGTGAACCGCAGAAGGCGGGTCGTGGTCGATCTCCTCGGCAGCTCGTCGTGACCCACGGGGCTCTCGCGGGCACCCGGATCTCGTTGGACGGAAGGCCGATCACACTCGGCCGGGCCGACGACTCGACGCTGGTGTTGGACGACGACTATGCCTCGACTCGGCACGCGCGTCTGGTACTCCGAGGAACGGACTGGTACGTGGAGGATCTAGGCTCCACCAACGGCACCTACCTCGACCGGGCGAAGGTCACGGGTCCGACCCGAGTCTCGCTCAGAGCCCCGATCCGTATCGGCAAGACGGTGATCGAGCTGCACTCATGA
- a CDS encoding DUF3662 and FHA domain-containing protein, with protein sequence MGLVQRFERRLEGMVGNTFARVFGGNVVPQELAQNLQREADGHVQELAGGRLLAPNHYVVTLGPSDHERLTGDEQRVKQLLADCVQEHLAEQGWDTYGDVVVSLERSETLHTGQFRTSSSVDPDAGSQAAPPRNAGDPPMSQPPGQQYPESDPYGQQQYGYDQQGYGQQQQQYGYDQGYGQQQQGYDPNYGQQPQGYGGQPGYDQGYGQQPQGYDPNYGQQPQGYGGQPGYDQGYGQQPQGYDQGYGQGGQQPGYDQGAQPQGYDQGYGQQGYGQQQQGYGQQQGYGQQQGGYAPPAVQTGPRQITATLQLDDGSNRTYTLVQGSNVVGRGQDAQFRLPDTGVSRRHLEITWDGQSATLADLGSTNGTTVNGNSVQTWQLAEGDVVRIGHSSLVFRSQG encoded by the coding sequence GTGGGCCTCGTGCAGCGCTTCGAGCGCCGTCTCGAAGGCATGGTGGGGAACACCTTCGCGCGGGTGTTCGGTGGAAACGTGGTGCCGCAGGAGCTGGCTCAGAACCTTCAGCGGGAGGCCGACGGCCATGTTCAGGAGCTCGCGGGTGGCCGCCTGCTCGCACCGAATCACTACGTGGTCACGCTCGGACCCAGTGACCATGAGCGACTCACCGGTGACGAGCAGCGGGTCAAGCAGCTACTCGCCGACTGCGTCCAGGAGCACCTCGCCGAACAAGGGTGGGATACCTATGGTGACGTCGTAGTCTCCCTGGAGCGCTCTGAAACGCTGCACACGGGACAGTTCCGAACCAGTTCGTCTGTCGACCCGGATGCGGGCAGCCAGGCGGCACCACCTCGCAACGCAGGAGACCCACCCATGAGCCAGCCCCCCGGCCAGCAGTACCCCGAGAGCGACCCGTACGGCCAGCAGCAGTACGGCTACGACCAGCAGGGTTACGGCCAACAACAACAGCAGTACGGCTACGACCAGGGTTACGGCCAGCAGCAGCAGGGCTACGACCCGAACTACGGCCAGCAGCCACAGGGCTACGGCGGCCAGCCGGGCTACGACCAGGGTTACGGCCAGCAGCCGCAGGGCTACGACCCGAACTACGGCCAGCAGCCACAGGGCTACGGCGGCCAGCCGGGCTACGACCAGGGCTATGGCCAGCAGCCGCAGGGTTATGACCAGGGCTACGGCCAGGGCGGTCAGCAGCCGGGCTATGACCAGGGCGCTCAGCCGCAGGGGTACGACCAGGGCTACGGTCAGCAGGGCTACGGTCAGCAGCAACAGGGTTACGGCCAGCAGCAGGGTTACGGCCAGCAGCAGGGCGGATATGCTCCCCCCGCCGTGCAGACCGGCCCTCGGCAGATCACCGCGACACTGCAGCTCGACGACGGTTCCAACCGCACCTATACGCTCGTGCAGGGAAGCAACGTCGTCGGCCGGGGGCAGGACGCACAGTTCCGACTGCCCGACACGGGAGTCTCCCGGCGGCACCTGGAGATCACCTGGGACGGGCAGAGTGCGACCCTTGCAGATCTCGGCTCGACGAACGGCACCACGGTCAACGGAAATTCAGTCCAGACTTGGCAGCTCGCGGAGGGCGACGTCGTACGCATCGGCCACTCCTCCCTGGTCTTCCGCAGCCAGGGCTGA
- the argS gene encoding arginine--tRNA ligase, translated as MLQGDVGLELGGRIAAALRTALDVSITPEEALIRPSGRAGVDYQCNVAMSLAKRIGRKPREVAEAAVEHLAADDLVASTEIAGPGFINIVLRDDWLGDRLTTLLGDPRAGVPVVDAPRRFAIDYSSPNLAKEMHVGHLRSSIIGDALLRLIEFIGHEVIPHNHVGDWGTPFGMLIEHLLDEGWTADGAQTYAIADLNSFYQQARLKFDADAGFADRARRRVVLLQGGDEQTLALWQGFVDESTRHFEEVYQLLGISLRREDLYGESFYNPMLDETVTELTAKGLTEISDGAVCVFPPGFTNREGERLPLIVRKSDGGYGYPTTDLATARYWADDRAATDLLYVVGNPQAQHFAMVFAVCRQAGWLTEKHRAEHVGFGSILGSDGKTIRTRAGGSVKLVELLNEAVERAGAVVAERTELDAEARASVAHAVGIGAVKYADLSSDREKDYVFSWDKMLAMDGNTAVYLQYANTRILSILRKAGSRPAPGTPVNPADPAERALALALLRFPSAVSAAVEGLAPHRICGHLYEIATAFSGFYERCPILATNTPEDVRQSRLVLAALTSQVLTLGLSLLGIEAPERL; from the coding sequence GTGCTACAGGGCGATGTCGGGCTGGAACTCGGTGGTCGGATCGCGGCCGCGCTGCGCACGGCACTGGACGTGTCGATCACTCCTGAGGAAGCCCTGATCCGACCCTCCGGCAGAGCAGGCGTCGACTATCAGTGCAACGTGGCGATGAGCCTGGCCAAGCGGATCGGCCGGAAGCCGAGGGAGGTCGCGGAGGCCGCGGTCGAGCACTTGGCCGCAGACGACCTGGTGGCGAGCACCGAGATCGCAGGCCCGGGGTTCATCAACATCGTGCTCCGCGACGACTGGCTCGGCGACCGGCTGACCACCCTGCTCGGCGACCCGAGAGCAGGCGTGCCGGTGGTCGACGCGCCTCGGCGGTTCGCGATCGACTACTCCAGCCCCAACCTGGCCAAGGAGATGCACGTCGGCCACCTGCGGTCCTCGATCATCGGGGACGCCCTGCTTCGACTGATCGAGTTCATCGGCCACGAGGTCATCCCGCACAACCACGTCGGCGACTGGGGAACCCCCTTCGGCATGCTCATCGAGCACCTGCTCGACGAGGGCTGGACGGCGGACGGCGCTCAGACTTACGCCATCGCCGACCTGAACAGCTTCTATCAGCAGGCTCGCCTCAAGTTCGATGCCGACGCGGGCTTCGCCGATCGGGCCCGGCGGCGCGTCGTCCTCCTCCAGGGCGGCGATGAGCAGACCCTCGCGCTGTGGCAGGGGTTCGTCGACGAGTCCACCCGCCATTTCGAGGAGGTCTACCAGCTGCTGGGGATCTCGCTGCGGCGCGAGGACCTCTACGGCGAGAGCTTCTACAACCCGATGCTGGACGAGACGGTCACGGAGTTGACGGCCAAGGGGCTCACCGAGATCAGCGACGGCGCCGTCTGCGTCTTCCCGCCCGGTTTCACCAACCGGGAGGGCGAGCGGCTGCCGTTGATCGTCCGCAAGTCCGACGGCGGTTACGGCTATCCGACCACCGACCTGGCGACCGCGCGGTACTGGGCGGACGATCGCGCGGCGACCGACCTGCTCTACGTCGTCGGCAACCCGCAGGCCCAGCACTTCGCGATGGTCTTCGCCGTCTGCAGGCAGGCAGGCTGGCTGACCGAGAAGCATCGGGCCGAGCACGTGGGATTCGGCTCGATCCTCGGTTCCGACGGCAAGACGATCCGCACCAGGGCGGGCGGCTCGGTGAAGCTCGTCGAGCTGTTGAACGAGGCGGTCGAGCGGGCGGGTGCCGTGGTGGCGGAGCGCACCGAACTCGACGCCGAGGCCAGGGCGTCGGTGGCGCATGCGGTGGGCATCGGCGCGGTGAAGTACGCCGACCTCTCCAGCGATCGGGAGAAGGACTACGTCTTCTCCTGGGACAAGATGCTGGCCATGGACGGCAACACCGCCGTCTACCTCCAGTACGCCAACACGCGGATCCTGTCGATTCTGCGCAAGGCGGGCTCCCGGCCGGCACCCGGCACGCCGGTGAACCCAGCAGACCCGGCAGAGCGGGCGTTGGCGCTGGCGCTGCTGCGCTTCCCCTCGGCGGTGTCCGCTGCGGTGGAGGGCCTGGCGCCGCACCGCATCTGCGGGCACCTCTACGAGATCGCCACGGCGTTCTCGGGCTTCTACGAGCGGTGTCCGATCCTCGCGACGAACACGCCGGAGGACGTCCGGCAGTCGCGGCTGGTGCTGGCAGCGCTCACCTCGCAGGTGTTGACGCTGGGACTGTCCCTGCTCGGCATCGAGGCTCCCGAGCGACTCTGA
- a CDS encoding SDR family oxidoreductase, whose amino-acid sequence MHVVIAGGHGKIALRLQRLLSARGDSVIGLVRNQDHLDEVADTGAQAVLCDLEQASVSFVADTLDRADAVVFAAGAGPGSGAARKDTVDRAAAVLLADASVSAGVRRYLLVSSMGVDRATDPGIDEVFAAYLRAKKAAEEELRTKDLDWAVLRPGSLTDEPGTGLVRLASSTEPGSISRDDVASVLLGLLDRPELAGVTAELVNGSTPIPEALAAL is encoded by the coding sequence GTGCATGTGGTGATCGCGGGTGGACACGGAAAGATCGCACTTCGACTTCAACGACTGCTGAGTGCGCGAGGTGACAGCGTCATCGGCCTGGTCCGCAACCAGGACCATCTGGACGAGGTGGCCGACACCGGAGCGCAGGCGGTTCTCTGCGATCTCGAGCAGGCATCGGTGTCCTTCGTCGCCGACACTCTCGATCGCGCCGACGCGGTGGTGTTCGCCGCAGGCGCCGGGCCGGGCAGCGGTGCGGCCAGGAAGGACACGGTGGACCGAGCGGCCGCGGTGCTGCTCGCCGACGCGAGCGTGTCGGCAGGCGTGCGGCGGTATCTGCTGGTCAGCTCGATGGGAGTGGATCGGGCGACTGATCCCGGCATCGACGAGGTGTTCGCCGCCTACCTGCGGGCGAAGAAGGCAGCCGAAGAGGAGCTGCGGACGAAGGACTTGGATTGGGCCGTCCTGCGGCCGGGCTCCCTGACCGACGAACCGGGGACGGGGCTGGTGCGGCTGGCGTCCTCGACCGAGCCGGGATCGATCAGCAGGGACGACGTCGCCTCGGTGCTGCTCGGGTTGTTGGATCGTCCGGAGCTGGCCGGGGTGACGGCGGAGCTGGTGAACGGTTCGACGCCCATTCCGGAGGCGCTGGCCGCCCTGTAA
- a CDS encoding L-tyrosine/L-tryptophan isonitrile synthase family protein: MAAEEVLTGEQLNTLLRDGGYPLTVVENRTGILLTGPGTGAGIRIRGPVDRLALYRVLVRLRQTRSRTDLDWQQDTVGQAEAGGVFRDRTVGDRRRFDVLGERHVVASESDLLPAVPRGPFALPCAMLPADRVDTLVPRAALPESLTDEARRRLHFLTNPDGTVTFPLVGGPDVAASRSPISHRTLVAELTSSSGTLLLAEPDLRGGRGPWRVELETEPGAAPLLGGSQQIWPAENVVRRQTQSTLDRCWSLTEILRTDPLLRLYAAGRPALLALVDAASGATSVLRSTQVYPAHPEFPGGTLSVSINALISGQDRHSPTLLQRALENRFERSESELDHFIEFVVRPIVTVFRVLVDRYGFDLSALHEKNVAVELSPELHLTGRMVLLDPAAPSEAFGPGDGEAGDGMRALYDLLGVLAVAFRRCTGWFDRYPAAEVRRAVTAVLVEELRFLRPDTAARLDTDHPLRRFVHSVSTTQDEQLKDVLAEVRGRTQARRAGQTRHRPSVLIQLGSSESEGSLPGLRRFRWDVSDAGGEVFLAKGGEIRQTVAQIKSRQCLETVAVIADSSANWPLLVREFPQAVRLVVGPSSAGVSAASSISPTIQNFETTPRPAAETAEQPRLSYACSLAGLRIGELRANRPARGQAVRLSMAESRSIVDALVHGADSAAVRVAANARRHLADRLDAVDSEREQTVLLIHHLLTRKQFIKGARSNYPPEQAMRDMSPFLARDAPIRMVITGFPIKHGQNGLKASGPLPDLAELGVLVRLRELAKAVAQIYPPGVRLTVLTDGQHFHSRPDSATAAYQRKLHGYLSLVGAEDVIELTDIDELADHRLSSERKAERRGRIRRYHRGLVALLAGLDVAEDPIGTLAAVARRAALPDHSVLDAGLAHDLLAALPDFFHSALYSTAPDVPPSVDSMNWSARVFADVFDVRESAADAAVLDARRQVLRRAWRSAVRYVVVRRADHDSNYEDVFPARVRLTNVPRPGRCGFSGLGGSGLLPWHGTGAVDRKGNVSTDFAVSLYDQAFVPVYSPLLGSRQPWMMVPITAARVVPGEFGARLDPAFANTIRLRRR, translated from the coding sequence ATGGCGGCAGAGGAGGTGCTCACCGGGGAACAGCTCAACACACTTCTGCGCGACGGCGGCTATCCGCTCACCGTCGTCGAGAATCGCACCGGCATCCTGCTCACCGGTCCGGGAACCGGCGCGGGAATCCGAATCCGAGGGCCCGTCGACCGCTTGGCGTTGTACCGGGTGCTGGTGCGGTTGCGGCAGACCCGATCACGGACCGACCTCGACTGGCAGCAGGACACCGTCGGGCAGGCCGAGGCGGGCGGTGTCTTCCGGGACAGGACCGTCGGGGATCGACGCCGGTTCGACGTGCTCGGTGAGCGCCACGTCGTCGCGAGCGAGTCGGATCTGCTGCCTGCGGTGCCGCGAGGTCCGTTCGCGCTGCCCTGCGCGATGCTGCCTGCCGATCGAGTCGACACCCTCGTGCCCCGCGCGGCGCTGCCCGAGTCGTTGACGGACGAGGCGCGACGCAGGCTGCACTTTCTGACCAATCCGGACGGGACCGTCACCTTTCCCCTGGTCGGGGGTCCGGACGTCGCCGCGAGCCGGTCACCGATCAGCCACCGCACCCTCGTCGCGGAGCTGACCTCCTCGAGCGGGACCCTGCTGCTGGCCGAGCCGGATCTGCGGGGCGGCCGGGGGCCTTGGCGGGTCGAGCTCGAGACCGAACCGGGCGCGGCGCCGCTCCTCGGCGGATCGCAGCAGATCTGGCCCGCCGAGAACGTCGTTCGCAGGCAGACGCAGAGCACATTGGACCGCTGCTGGTCGCTGACGGAGATCCTGCGCACCGATCCGCTGCTCCGGCTCTACGCGGCAGGCAGGCCCGCGCTGCTGGCCTTGGTCGACGCCGCGTCCGGCGCGACCTCGGTGCTGCGGTCCACCCAGGTCTACCCGGCGCATCCGGAGTTCCCCGGCGGCACGCTGTCGGTCAGCATCAACGCGCTGATCAGCGGGCAGGACCGGCATTCCCCGACGCTGCTGCAACGGGCGCTGGAGAATCGCTTCGAGCGCTCCGAGAGCGAGCTCGACCATTTCATCGAGTTCGTCGTACGTCCGATCGTCACGGTCTTCCGCGTCCTCGTCGACCGGTACGGGTTCGATCTGTCCGCCCTGCACGAGAAGAACGTCGCCGTCGAGCTGTCGCCCGAGCTGCACCTCACCGGCAGGATGGTGCTCCTCGACCCGGCGGCGCCGTCCGAGGCGTTCGGTCCAGGGGACGGCGAGGCGGGCGACGGGATGCGGGCGCTGTACGACCTGCTGGGCGTCCTGGCCGTCGCCTTCCGCCGCTGTACCGGCTGGTTCGATCGGTACCCCGCCGCCGAGGTCCGGCGGGCGGTGACCGCCGTGCTGGTGGAGGAGCTGCGATTCCTTCGCCCGGACACCGCGGCTCGACTCGACACCGACCATCCGCTGCGTCGGTTCGTGCACAGCGTGTCGACCACGCAGGACGAACAGCTCAAGGACGTGCTCGCCGAGGTGCGCGGGCGCACCCAGGCCCGACGGGCCGGGCAGACGCGGCATCGACCGTCGGTGCTGATCCAGCTCGGCTCCTCGGAGTCGGAGGGCTCGCTGCCCGGACTGCGTCGATTCCGGTGGGACGTGTCCGACGCGGGCGGTGAGGTGTTCCTCGCCAAGGGCGGGGAGATACGTCAGACGGTGGCGCAGATCAAGAGCAGGCAGTGTCTGGAGACGGTGGCGGTCATCGCCGACTCCTCGGCGAACTGGCCGCTGCTCGTCCGTGAGTTCCCGCAGGCCGTGCGGCTCGTCGTCGGCCCGTCCTCGGCGGGCGTCTCGGCGGCCTCCTCGATCAGCCCGACCATCCAGAACTTCGAGACCACCCCCCGGCCCGCCGCGGAGACGGCCGAACAGCCCCGCCTCTCCTATGCCTGCTCGCTGGCGGGTCTGCGGATCGGCGAACTGCGAGCCAACCGGCCCGCACGGGGGCAGGCGGTGCGGCTGTCCATGGCGGAGAGCAGGTCCATCGTCGATGCGCTGGTCCACGGTGCCGACAGCGCGGCGGTCCGGGTGGCGGCGAACGCGCGGCGGCATCTCGCCGATCGACTCGACGCGGTGGACTCCGAGCGGGAGCAGACCGTGTTGTTGATCCACCACCTGCTGACCCGCAAGCAGTTCATCAAGGGTGCCCGGTCCAACTACCCGCCGGAGCAGGCGATGCGGGACATGAGCCCGTTCCTCGCGCGGGACGCCCCGATCCGCATGGTCATCACCGGCTTCCCGATCAAGCACGGTCAGAACGGCCTGAAGGCCTCGGGCCCGCTGCCCGACCTGGCCGAGCTCGGCGTCCTGGTCCGGCTGCGAGAGCTCGCGAAGGCGGTCGCGCAGATCTATCCGCCCGGGGTGCGGCTGACGGTGTTGACCGACGGCCAGCACTTCCACTCCCGTCCGGACTCGGCGACCGCGGCCTATCAGCGCAAACTCCACGGCTACCTGTCACTGGTCGGCGCGGAGGACGTCATCGAGCTGACCGACATCGACGAGTTGGCCGACCACCGACTCAGTTCGGAACGCAAGGCAGAGCGGCGTGGCCGCATCCGCCGGTATCACCGGGGTCTGGTCGCCCTTCTCGCAGGCCTGGACGTGGCCGAGGATCCCATCGGCACGCTGGCGGCCGTCGCCCGCCGAGCCGCTCTGCCCGACCACAGCGTCCTCGATGCCGGGCTGGCCCACGATCTCCTCGCGGCCCTGCCGGACTTCTTCCATTCGGCTCTCTACTCGACCGCGCCCGACGTCCCGCCGTCCGTGGACTCGATGAACTGGTCGGCGAGGGTGTTCGCCGATGTCTTCGACGTACGGGAGTCCGCTGCGGACGCAGCCGTGCTCGACGCGCGCAGGCAGGTGTTGCGGCGGGCCTGGCGGTCGGCCGTGCGTTACGTGGTCGTTCGGCGGGCCGACCACGACTCGAACTACGAGGACGTCTTCCCGGCACGGGTCCGATTGACGAACGTGCCGAGGCCGGGGCGATGCGGCTTCTCCGGTCTCGGCGGCTCCGGTCTGCTGCCGTGGCACGGGACCGGTGCCGTCGACCGGAAGGGCAACGTCTCGACGGACTTCGCGGTCTCGCTGTACGACCAGGCGTTCGTGCCCGTGTACTCGCCGCTGCTCGGCAGCAGACAGCCCTGGATGATGGTGCCGATCACGGCCGCTCGGGTGGTGCCCGGCGAGTTCGGCGCGCGCCTGGACCCCGCGTTCGCCAACACCATCCGGCTGCGGCGGAGGTGA
- a CDS encoding TetR/AcrR family transcriptional regulator encodes MTIAPTSLRRRPVQQRSTQRVERMLSACAELVSELGYDGVTTTLIAERAGVAVGSLYQFFPDKKAVVAELTRRNLDDFLVRVREQLATSTPGDWWGAVDTVFDVYVAMHRTVPGFSRLHFGDAVDLQLLDERKENNALITDGLTRLLAPRFQIAADRLRLPLAVAIEAADAVLNLAFRRDPIGDGHVVDEAKAMIRGYLSARLNPATE; translated from the coding sequence GTGACCATCGCCCCGACCTCGCTCCGTAGGCGACCCGTGCAACAACGCAGCACACAACGGGTCGAGAGAATGCTCAGCGCCTGCGCCGAACTCGTCAGCGAGCTGGGCTACGACGGTGTCACGACCACCCTGATAGCCGAGCGGGCAGGCGTCGCCGTCGGCTCGCTGTATCAGTTCTTCCCCGACAAGAAGGCCGTCGTCGCGGAACTGACCCGTCGCAACCTCGACGACTTCCTCGTCAGGGTGCGGGAACAGCTCGCCACCAGCACGCCGGGCGACTGGTGGGGAGCGGTGGACACGGTCTTCGACGTGTACGTGGCCATGCATCGGACCGTGCCGGGATTCTCCCGACTGCACTTCGGTGACGCCGTGGACCTGCAACTCCTCGACGAGCGCAAAGAGAACAACGCGCTGATCACCGACGGACTCACCCGGTTGCTCGCGCCTCGGTTCCAGATCGCCGCCGATCGCCTGCGGCTGCCGCTGGCCGTGGCGATCGAGGCCGCCGACGCGGTGCTCAACCTCGCGTTCCGTCGCGATCCGATCGGGGACGGACACGTCGTCGACGAGGCCAAGGCCATGATCCGAGGCTATCTGTCGGCACGACTGAATCCGGCGACGGAATGA
- a CDS encoding class I SAM-dependent methyltransferase: MTSISSSSRWTDADLGRTQIRDTHRVDLRPTTRDVFADARPIDFSRLSWRDVGRPFRVENWSRERREWETEHDESLPIPLAWQMFNRSFQSLFDADPVQARVAALRSAGLKLTAMQIKAAYAAMSEVARWTIWNQAHRVGDTVWDPRAKRSLFSGLDVERPRILFLGAAEGYEAMLLSAMYPGGEVVLVDYDEYCVTGRFGAFPTDYPFLGTDPATGAPKVWHRDEMDISYLVSDIRDLDFGPEFDIVVSIGLVEHFPDQYKPMAFDWHRRFLRPGGYAILTTPRIALRTKAFYRLFGDLMNFSYRELQNVAQLGLYAYENGFEVLRHGEIKTHNGIVCRAR, translated from the coding sequence ATGACATCGATCTCGTCGTCATCGCGATGGACCGACGCGGATCTCGGCCGGACCCAGATCCGTGACACCCATCGAGTCGACCTCAGACCCACCACCCGCGACGTGTTCGCCGATGCGAGGCCGATCGACTTCTCCCGCCTGAGCTGGCGGGACGTGGGCAGGCCGTTCCGGGTCGAGAACTGGTCTCGCGAACGCCGTGAATGGGAGACCGAGCACGACGAGTCGCTCCCGATCCCGTTGGCGTGGCAGATGTTCAACCGATCCTTCCAATCGCTCTTCGACGCCGATCCGGTGCAGGCCAGGGTCGCCGCGCTGCGCAGCGCAGGGCTGAAGCTGACCGCCATGCAGATCAAGGCCGCCTACGCCGCGATGTCCGAGGTGGCCAGGTGGACGATCTGGAACCAGGCGCATCGAGTCGGGGACACGGTATGGGACCCGAGGGCGAAACGGTCGTTGTTCAGCGGCCTGGACGTGGAGCGGCCGAGAATCCTGTTCCTCGGCGCGGCAGAGGGCTACGAGGCCATGCTGCTCTCCGCGATGTATCCAGGGGGCGAGGTGGTACTCGTCGACTACGACGAGTACTGCGTGACGGGCCGTTTCGGGGCCTTCCCGACCGACTATCCCTTCCTGGGCACCGATCCGGCCACCGGGGCGCCCAAGGTCTGGCACCGCGATGAGATGGACATCTCGTACCTGGTCTCCGACATTCGTGATCTCGACTTCGGCCCCGAGTTCGACATCGTCGTGTCGATCGGCCTGGTCGAGCACTTTCCCGACCAGTACAAGCCGATGGCCTTCGACTGGCATCGGCGCTTCCTCCGGCCCGGAGGCTACGCGATTCTCACGACGCCGAGGATCGCCTTGCGTACCAAGGCGTTCTACCGCCTGTTCGGCGACCTGATGAACTTCTCGTACCGCGAGCTGCAGAACGTCGCTCAGCTCGGCCTCTACGCGTATGAGAACGGGTTCGAGGTGCTGCGGCACGGGGAGATCAAGACGCACAACGGGATCGTCTGCCGGGCGCGGTGA